From the genome of Halomonas sp. I5-271120, one region includes:
- a CDS encoding multidrug ABC transporter permease/ATP-binding protein: protein MELLRVIFRHYRWHFLAVMLLSLASAGLGIGAIAFINRRLIEAVGDPTNVLPAFLGVIVALLVVTLASQMALTTLGHHFVYGLRGRLVKQILDTDVERLERLGSAELLASLSSDVRNVTIAFVRLPELVQGVVLTVGSAAYLGWLSPSLLLVTAVWLAVTIAGGSWLVARVYRHLAKVRESEDRLYRDYEAVIQGCKELALNRSRAQRLFDGRYSEDARAYRGHIIRADTYHLSAVNWSNIMMLGAIGVVFYLANGLGWASTTVAATYSLTLLFLRTPLIQAVGALPTLLSAQVAFDKIAALELAEPKADFAVVEPAPADWRTLTLRGVTFTYTGSNALPGFRVGPLDLTLRRGELVFLIGGNGSGKSTLAKLLTGLYQPQEGDLLLDGKPLNDALRPAYRQRFSAVFTDFHQFTDLVGPEGDQADPALVEVWLDYLAMRDKLVFEGQRVTNPELSQGQRKRLALLMAIAEERDLLLLDEWAADQDPQFRRVFYRDLLPQLKAMGKTVFAISHDDHYFDHADRLLEMHGGQLSELTGDQRERVSRDAVARLDQAED, encoded by the coding sequence GTGGAACTGCTTCGCGTTATCTTTCGCCACTATCGCTGGCACTTTCTTGCCGTCATGTTGCTTAGCCTGGCCAGCGCTGGGTTGGGCATTGGCGCCATTGCCTTTATCAACCGTCGGCTGATCGAGGCGGTGGGTGACCCCACCAATGTATTGCCCGCCTTTCTCGGGGTTATCGTTGCGCTGCTGGTGGTGACCCTGGCGTCTCAGATGGCGTTGACCACGCTTGGGCACCATTTCGTCTATGGACTGCGAGGCCGTCTGGTCAAGCAGATTCTGGACACCGATGTTGAGCGGCTCGAGCGGCTGGGCAGCGCTGAGCTGCTGGCGAGCCTGTCCAGCGATGTGCGTAATGTCACCATCGCGTTCGTGCGCTTGCCCGAGCTGGTGCAGGGCGTCGTGCTGACCGTTGGTTCGGCGGCCTATCTGGGCTGGCTGTCGCCCAGCCTGTTGTTGGTCACGGCCGTGTGGCTGGCGGTCACGATTGCCGGCGGTTCCTGGCTGGTGGCGCGCGTATATCGCCATCTGGCCAAGGTGCGTGAAAGCGAGGACAGGCTTTACCGGGACTACGAGGCGGTCATCCAGGGGTGCAAGGAGCTGGCGCTCAACCGCAGCCGGGCACAGCGCCTCTTCGATGGGCGCTATAGCGAGGACGCGCGCGCCTATCGTGGCCATATCATCCGTGCTGATACCTACCATTTAAGCGCCGTTAACTGGTCGAACATCATGATGCTTGGGGCCATTGGCGTGGTGTTTTATCTGGCCAATGGCTTGGGCTGGGCAAGTACCACGGTGGCCGCGACTTATTCGCTGACGCTGCTTTTCCTGCGCACGCCGCTGATTCAGGCGGTGGGGGCGTTGCCAACGCTGTTGAGCGCTCAGGTGGCTTTCGACAAGATCGCGGCGCTGGAGCTGGCCGAACCAAAAGCGGATTTCGCGGTGGTCGAGCCGGCGCCGGCAGACTGGCGAACCCTGACGCTGCGCGGCGTGACCTTTACCTATACCGGCAGCAACGCCCTCCCAGGCTTCCGGGTTGGCCCCCTGGACCTGACCCTGAGGCGCGGCGAGCTGGTGTTTTTGATCGGCGGCAATGGCAGCGGCAAGTCGACCCTGGCCAAGCTGCTGACGGGCCTCTATCAGCCCCAGGAGGGGGATCTGCTGCTGGACGGTAAGCCGCTGAACGATGCCCTGAGGCCGGCCTATCGACAGCGCTTTTCCGCGGTTTTTACCGACTTTCATCAGTTCACCGACCTGGTCGGCCCCGAGGGGGACCAGGCCGATCCGGCGCTCGTCGAGGTGTGGCTCGACTATCTGGCGATGCGTGACAAGCTGGTGTTCGAGGGGCAGAGAGTGACCAACCCCGAGCTCTCCCAGGGGCAGCGCAAGCGGCTGGCACTGCTGATGGCGATCGCCGAGGAGCGCGACCTGCTGCTGCTGGACGAGTGGGCTGCCGACCAGGACCCGCAGTTTCGCCGGGTCTTCTATCGCGATTTACTGCCCCAGTTGAAGGCGATGGGCAAGACGGTGTTTGCCATCAGCCACGACGACCACTACTTCGACCATGCCGATCGGCTATTGGAGATGCACGGCGGCCAACTGAGCGAGCTGACCGGCGACCAGCGGGAGCGAGTCAGTCGCGATGCGGTGGCGAGATTGGATCAAGCGGAGGATTGA
- a CDS encoding PRC-barrel domain containing protein, protein MTARKPLSTNRQGNRQDNRKGNLKSALFGAMLIGGMSVAGSALAAPQGLYSANELNDADVVLKATPSQHVGEVDDILLDDDMRVRALVIETDDQFGLAEKAYVINTGDFTVETLNGDRLDQVSYVVHLDMTSDEISQQPEYTSTWWAQTKEATSKAWANTKEGASSAWETTKSATADALTSAGNALESAGEKAQQAVDSNQ, encoded by the coding sequence ATGACAGCACGGAAACCGCTCAGCACTAATCGCCAAGGCAATCGCCAAGACAATCGCAAAGGCAATCTGAAAAGCGCCCTGTTCGGCGCCATGCTCATCGGTGGCATGAGCGTCGCGGGCTCCGCCCTCGCCGCCCCTCAGGGACTTTATTCTGCCAATGAACTCAACGATGCCGACGTCGTTCTGAAGGCGACCCCCAGCCAACACGTCGGCGAAGTCGACGATATCCTGCTCGATGACGACATGAGGGTGCGCGCCCTGGTCATCGAGACCGACGATCAGTTTGGCCTGGCTGAAAAGGCCTATGTGATCAATACCGGTGACTTCACCGTAGAAACGCTCAACGGCGATCGTCTCGATCAGGTCAGCTATGTCGTGCATCTCGACATGACGAGTGACGAAATCAGCCAGCAGCCGGAATACACCAGCACCTGGTGGGCACAGACCAAGGAGGCCACGAGCAAGGCCTGGGCCAACACCAAGGAAGGCGCCAGCAGCGCCTGGGAAACCACCAAGTCCGCGACCGCCGATGCACTGACCAGTGCCGGTAACGCCCTCGAATCGGCCGGCGAGAAGGCTCAGCAGGCCGTCGATAGCAATCAGTAA